The following DNA comes from Streptomyces sp. NBC_00273.
AACATCCGCACGGCGGTCCAGCACCTGCACGACCGGGAGCTCTCGGACCTCGAGCGGATGACTCTGATGAGCGACGGCGCCACCGTGTACGAGTGCACCTCGCCGGACCAGGTCGTGAGCCTGCTCCAGGGCGGGCAGGGCGTCTTCGGCATCGCGGTGGGCGTGGTGTGGCGCGACGTCGAGAGCGCGCTGTCGCAGCTCCACGGGGAGCGCGTGGACACCGGCGAGACCCTGGTGCGGCACAACCCGACGGACGAGCTGGCCGCCCGCCGCAACCGCGCCGTCTGACCCGAGCCCGGGCATTGTCAGTGGCGTAGGGCAGCATCGGGCTGTGAGAGCCGCGCCGACCATCCTGCATCTGGACATGGATGCCTTCTACGCCTCCGTGGAGCAGGCGTCGAAGCCGAGCCTGCGCGGCAAGGCCGTCATCGTCGGCGGCCTCGGGCCGCGCGGGGTCGTCGCCACGGCCTCGTACGAGGCCAGGCGCTTCGGGGTGCACTCCGCGATGCCGATGGGGCAGGCGCGGCGGCTCTGCCCGAACGGCGCGTACCTGATCCCCCGCTTCAACCTCTACCGGCAGGTCAGCGACGTGGTGATGGCCATTCTGCGGGAACTGTCGCCCCTGGTGGAGCCCCTGAGCCTGGACGAGGCCTTCGTGGACCTGGAAGCGGGCGGGGTGGCCTTCGACTCGCGCAGCGCGCGGGAGACGGGGGAGCGGCTGCGGGCCGACATCCGGGCCGCCACGGGGCTCAGCGGGTCGGTGGGGCTGGCCGGGTCGAAGATGCTGGCCAAGGTGGCGTCCGAGGAGGCCAAGCCGGCCGGACTGCTGCTGATCGAGCCGGGGACGGAGCGCGAGCTGCTCGCGCCGATGTCGGTGCGGACCCTGCCCGGGGTGGGTCCGGCCACGGGCGAGCACCTGCGCCGGGCCGGGATCACCACGGTGGGGGAGCTGGCGGAGGCCGGGGAGGACGAGCTGGTCCGGATGGTCGGCCGCTCCGCCGGTGCAGGGCTGTACCGGATGGCGCTCGGGCTGGACGACCGGCCGGTGGTCGCGGAGCGGGACGCGAAGTCGGTGTCGGTCGAGGACACCTTCGACGTGGACCTGCACGACCGGGTACGGATCCGCGGCGAGGTGCAGCGGCTCGCCGACCGGTGCGTACAGCGGCTGCGGGGCTCGGGGCACTCGGGGCGCACGATCGTGCTCAAGGTGAGGCGGTACGACTTCTCCACGCTGACCCGGTCCGAGACCCTGCGGGGGCCCACGGACGACCCGGCGGTGGTGCGGGAGGCGGCGGCGCGGCTGCTGGAGGGCGTGGACACCACGGGCGGGGTGCGGCTGCTGGGCGTGGGGGTGAGCGGGCTGGCGGACTACACGCAGGAGGACCTGTTCGCGCAGTCACTCGCCGCTGAGCCGGACGGGGCTGACGGGACTGACGGGACTGACGGGACCGGCATGACTGACGGAGCGGACACGGCGGGCGGGGCCGCAGGGGAGGCGGTGGCTGCCGGTGCCACCGAGACGGCGGCCGAGGGGGCCCGGGGGGCCGCTGAGCCGCCCGGGGAGCCGGAGCCGGCCCCCGAACGGCGCTGGACGGCCGGGGGTGACGTACGGCATGCCGTGTACGGGCCCGGATGGGTGCAGGGCAGCGGCGTCGGGCGGGTGACCGTGCGGTTCGAGCAGCCCGGATCGGAGCCCGGCCGGGTGCGGACCTTCCGGGTGGACGACCCCGAGCTGGAGCCGTCCGATCCGCTGCCGCTCGTGGGGGAACGGCCCTGACGACCTAGGCACCCCCTAGCTCTCGTCAGCTCTCGTCACCCGCCAGGCGGCCGAAGTCGTGGTTGAAGTCCGACGGAAGGGTCGTGTCCAGCCCGTAGTGGTGGTAGAGCTGCAGCTCCTGTTCGGGGGAGAGGTGGCGCCCGACACCGAAGTCCGGGGCGTCCCTGATGAGGGCGCGTTCGAAGGGCACCCGCAGGGCGTCGCCCACCAGCTCGCTCGGCTCCAGCGGGACGAAGGCGTCCCGGCTGAAGAGCCCCGTCCGGACCGCGGCCCACTCCGGGACGCCCGTGGCATCGTCGAGGTAGACCTCGTCGATCGTGCCGATCTTGGTGCCATTGCGGTCGAACGCCTTTCGGCCGATCAGGCTGCGCGGATCGATGTCGGTCTGCACGGTCCCTCCAAAAGGTCGCAACTGCTCCGTAATGACTACAGAAGTGCATATCCGCAGCGGAGGCCACTCGGGGAGGGTTCAGATCCTCGCTGGTACGCTGGTGAACGGCTGTCGACCCTGTGCGGGAGAGTCCTCCGAGTGAACGAGACGGAGGCGCCGAAGGAGCAAATCCTCCCCGGAATCTCTCAGGCATACGTACCGCACGGACGAGGCCACTCTGGAAAGCAGGGCGGGTACCGGGCGTGCAGTGCCGGTCCCCCTCCTCACCGACGGTGAAAGCCGGAACAGCGGGATACCCCCGTGACTCCGGTGAAACTCTCAGGTGCAGATGACAGAGGGGGAGGCCGTCCGGGTGCCCGCGCCGTGGTGCCCCTCGCAGGTCATACGACCAGGAGGCCTCCGTACATGACCGCCAACCGCATTCCGCTCTCCCAGTTGGAGCGAGGCATCCCCTTCGAACAGCGCCACATCGGCCCGGATGCCGAGGCGCAGGCGAAGATGCTCGCCCAGGTGGGCTACGGCTCCCTGGACGAACTGACCGCTGCCGCGGTCCCGGATGTGATCAAGACCGCCGAGGCGCTCGATCTGCCCGAGGCGCGCACCGAGGCCGAGGTGCTGGCCGAGCTGCGCTCGCTCGCCGACCGCAACCAGGTCCTCTCGCCGATGATCGGTCTCGGCTACTACGGGACCTTCACGCCGCCGGTGATCCTCCGCAACGTCATGGAGAACCCGGCCTGGTACACGGCGTACACGCCCTACCAGCCGGAGATCTCCCAGGGCCGCCTCGAAGCGCTCCTGAACTTCCAGACGGTCGTCGCCGAGCTGACCGGGCTGCCGACCTCGGGCGCCTCGCTCCTCGACGAGGGCACCGCGGCCGCCGAGGCCATGACCCTGGCCCGCCGCGTGGGCCGGTCCAAGGGCAACGTCTTCCTGGTGGACGCCGACGCGCTGCCGCAGACGATCGCCGTCATCGAGACCCGCGCCGAGCCGATCGGCATCGAGGTCGTCGTCGCCGACCTGTCC
Coding sequences within:
- a CDS encoding DNA polymerase IV, which codes for MRAAPTILHLDMDAFYASVEQASKPSLRGKAVIVGGLGPRGVVATASYEARRFGVHSAMPMGQARRLCPNGAYLIPRFNLYRQVSDVVMAILRELSPLVEPLSLDEAFVDLEAGGVAFDSRSARETGERLRADIRAATGLSGSVGLAGSKMLAKVASEEAKPAGLLLIEPGTERELLAPMSVRTLPGVGPATGEHLRRAGITTVGELAEAGEDELVRMVGRSAGAGLYRMALGLDDRPVVAERDAKSVSVEDTFDVDLHDRVRIRGEVQRLADRCVQRLRGSGHSGRTIVLKVRRYDFSTLTRSETLRGPTDDPAVVREAAARLLEGVDTTGGVRLLGVGVSGLADYTQEDLFAQSLAAEPDGADGTDGTDGTGMTDGADTAGGAAGEAVAAGATETAAEGARGAAEPPGEPEPAPERRWTAGGDVRHAVYGPGWVQGSGVGRVTVRFEQPGSEPGRVRTFRVDDPELEPSDPLPLVGERP
- a CDS encoding PRC-barrel domain-containing protein translates to MQTDIDPRSLIGRKAFDRNGTKIGTIDEVYLDDATGVPEWAAVRTGLFSRDAFVPLEPSELVGDALRVPFERALIRDAPDFGVGRHLSPEQELQLYHHYGLDTTLPSDFNHDFGRLAGDES